The following proteins are encoded in a genomic region of Xanthomonas cassavae CFBP 4642:
- the moaC gene encoding cyclic pyranopterin monophosphate synthase MoaC yields the protein MLAKSRSARLTHLDDAGLPTMVDVSDKVVTARSATAESRVRFPAAIAVQLRTNGLRSAKGGIVETAVIAGTMAVKRTHELIPFCHPLPIDACRFEIDWAGEQVLDIRCTVRCVHRTGVEMEALTGASVAALTVYDMCKALSHSMIIGPTKLVSKRGGKRDIGAAR from the coding sequence ATGCTTGCAAAATCCCGTTCCGCACGCCTGACCCACCTCGACGATGCCGGGCTTCCCACCATGGTGGATGTCTCGGACAAGGTGGTCACCGCCCGTAGCGCCACCGCGGAAAGTCGCGTGCGCTTTCCGGCCGCCATCGCCGTACAGCTGCGCACCAACGGCTTGCGCAGCGCCAAGGGCGGCATCGTGGAAACCGCAGTGATTGCCGGCACCATGGCGGTCAAGCGTACGCACGAGCTGATTCCGTTCTGCCATCCGCTACCGATCGATGCGTGTCGTTTCGAGATCGACTGGGCCGGCGAGCAGGTGCTGGACATCCGTTGCACGGTGCGTTGCGTGCATCGTACCGGCGTGGAAATGGAGGCGCTTACCGGTGCCAGCGTGGCCGCGTTGACGGTCTATGACATGTGCAAGGCGTTATCGCACAGCATGATCATCGGCCCGACCAAGCTGGTATCCAAGCGTGGCGGGAAGCGCGATATCGGAGCGGCGCGATGA
- the moaA gene encoding GTP 3',8-cyclase MoaA, which produces MGALTLPTLAGAPMQDRYGRPLRDLRLSVIEACNFRCGYCMPADRVPDDYGLDAQQRLSFDQLETLVRSFVAVGVTKLRLTGGEPLLRRDLPGLIARLAVIDGIEDLALTTNGALLARQAQALRDAGLRRITVSMDALDPALFKRMSGGRGEIAQVLGGIAAAERAGFERLKINCVVQRGVNEDQVLPLVEHFRGSGHVLRFIEFMDVGSCNGWTPDAVVSSAQLHARIHARWPLRALDANYIGEVAQRHAYADGAGEVGFVSSVSVPFCGDCQRARVSADGHLYTCLFASQGHDLKPALADGEQGLATHLRQRWSLRGDRYSEVRASAPRRGKPVEMFLIGG; this is translated from the coding sequence ATGGGCGCCCTGACGCTGCCTACTCTGGCTGGTGCCCCCATGCAGGACCGCTACGGCCGCCCGCTGCGCGACTTGCGCCTGTCGGTGATCGAGGCCTGCAACTTCCGTTGCGGCTACTGCATGCCGGCCGACCGTGTGCCCGACGATTACGGCCTCGATGCGCAGCAGCGACTGAGTTTCGATCAGCTGGAGACGCTGGTGCGCTCCTTCGTGGCCGTGGGTGTCACCAAGCTGCGCCTGACCGGCGGCGAGCCGCTGCTGCGGCGCGACCTGCCTGGCCTGATTGCGCGTCTGGCGGTGATCGATGGCATCGAAGACCTGGCGCTGACCACCAACGGCGCCCTGCTTGCGCGGCAGGCCCAGGCGCTGCGTGATGCCGGTCTGCGCCGGATCACGGTGAGCATGGACGCGCTGGACCCTGCGTTGTTCAAGCGCATGAGCGGTGGGCGCGGTGAGATCGCACAGGTACTGGGCGGCATTGCCGCGGCCGAACGGGCCGGGTTCGAGCGGCTGAAGATCAATTGCGTGGTGCAGCGCGGCGTCAACGAAGACCAGGTGTTGCCGCTGGTAGAGCACTTCCGGGGCAGCGGGCATGTGCTGCGTTTCATTGAATTCATGGACGTGGGTAGCTGCAACGGCTGGACGCCGGACGCGGTGGTGAGCTCGGCGCAGCTGCATGCGCGCATCCACGCGCGCTGGCCGTTGCGGGCGCTGGATGCCAACTACATCGGCGAGGTCGCGCAGCGTCACGCGTATGCAGACGGTGCCGGCGAGGTGGGGTTTGTCAGTTCGGTCAGCGTGCCGTTCTGCGGCGATTGCCAGCGTGCACGCGTGTCGGCCGATGGACATCTGTACACCTGCCTGTTCGCCAGCCAGGGCCATGACCTCAAGCCGGCCCTGGCCGACGGCGAGCAGGGGCTGGCGACGCATCTGCGGCAGCGCTGGAGTCTGCGCGGCGACCGCTACAGCGAAGTGCGCGCATCGGCGCCGCGTCGCGGCAAGCCGGTCGAGATGTTCCTGATCGGCGGATGA
- a CDS encoding Arm DNA-binding domain-containing protein, which yields MGLITDAKARSLSPGGQAVPHGVITGLTLHPSPSQKGQGKWVLRYVSPATGKRRNAGLGAYPEVGIALAGKLAREMREQIAGGQDPLEVKAADHAKPKTPTFQEAAELLHAELRKL from the coding sequence ATGGGCTTGATCACGGATGCAAAGGCTCGCAGCCTGAGCCCTGGTGGTCAGGCTGTCCCGCACGGAGTCATAACCGGCCTGACGCTGCATCCCTCGCCCTCGCAGAAGGGGCAGGGTAAGTGGGTGCTGCGCTACGTCAGTCCTGCCACGGGCAAGCGGCGCAACGCCGGCTTGGGAGCCTATCCTGAAGTTGGGATTGCTCTGGCGGGTAAGCTGGCACGAGAAATGCGCGAGCAAATCGCGGGTGGGCAGGATCCGTTGGAGGTTAAGGCGGCTGACCACGCTAAGCCGAAGACACCGACCTTTCAGGAAGCAGCGGAGCTACTCCACGCGGAACTAAGGAAACTCTGA
- a CDS encoding MoaD/ThiS family protein, whose protein sequence is MTATVTVLYFASLREASGMADERVQSDAQSLRGLYAELDARHGLRWTPAQLRVAVDGAFARWEDALRDGSEVVFIPPVSGG, encoded by the coding sequence ATGACTGCGACGGTGACGGTGCTGTATTTCGCCAGCCTGCGCGAGGCGTCGGGCATGGCCGACGAGCGCGTGCAGTCAGATGCGCAGAGCTTGCGTGGGCTGTACGCCGAGCTCGATGCGCGGCACGGCCTGCGCTGGACACCCGCGCAATTGCGGGTGGCCGTGGATGGCGCGTTCGCGCGCTGGGAGGATGCGCTGCGCGACGGCAGCGAAGTGGTGTTCATTCCGCCGGTGTCGGGAGGTTGA
- a CDS encoding DUF4440 domain-containing protein gives MSEDALVAQLRTLVLRLLDPQLRADVQAFQALLDPAFVEFAASGRRYTRSEVIAALRAPGVAAEHHADGFECVRLASDLAQLRYRSVDRRQGVERQALHSSLWRRNADGWQLLFHQGTPFTENAAS, from the coding sequence ATGAGCGAGGACGCGCTGGTAGCTCAGCTTCGTACTTTAGTGCTGCGTCTGCTCGATCCGCAGCTGCGTGCCGATGTGCAGGCGTTTCAAGCGCTGCTCGATCCGGCGTTTGTCGAGTTCGCCGCGTCGGGCCGTCGGTACACGCGCAGCGAGGTGATCGCGGCCTTGCGCGCCCCCGGTGTTGCTGCCGAGCACCACGCCGATGGCTTTGAGTGCGTGCGGCTTGCATCGGATCTTGCGCAGTTGCGCTACCGGTCGGTGGATCGCCGTCAGGGCGTCGAGCGGCAGGCCTTGCACAGCTCGTTGTGGCGCAGGAATGCTGATGGATGGCAGTTGCTGTTCCATCAAGGCACCCCGTTCACCGAGAATGCCGCATCCTGA
- a CDS encoding molybdenum cofactor biosynthesis protein MoaE has protein sequence MSMSDQTAAVFALSDVPLPLDHLRGGMEHPHAGAFASFEGWVRNHNDGRTVAGLRYEAYAALAQAEGQRVLDEAMHRFSIVHAHCVHRVGELRIGDMAVWVGVSAAHRGAAFDACRFIIDEVKARVPIWKHEHYLEGDAGWLHPESR, from the coding sequence TTGAGCATGAGCGATCAGACGGCCGCAGTGTTTGCGTTGTCCGATGTCCCGTTGCCGCTCGATCATCTGCGCGGCGGGATGGAACATCCGCATGCCGGTGCCTTTGCCAGCTTCGAGGGCTGGGTGCGCAATCACAATGATGGTCGCACTGTGGCCGGGCTGCGCTACGAGGCGTACGCCGCACTGGCGCAGGCCGAAGGCCAGCGTGTGCTGGACGAGGCGATGCACCGGTTTTCCATCGTGCACGCACACTGCGTGCACCGCGTGGGCGAGCTGCGCATCGGCGACATGGCGGTGTGGGTCGGCGTGAGTGCGGCGCACCGCGGCGCAGCCTTCGATGCATGCCGTTTCATCATCGACGAGGTCAAGGCGCGCGTGCCGATCTGGAAGCACGAGCATTACCTCGAAGGCGATGCGGGTTGGCTGCATCCCGAGTCGCGATGA